The Candidatus Atribacteria bacterium genome includes a region encoding these proteins:
- a CDS encoding LapA family protein, translating into MQFYLILAAIIAISMVIFSFQNPFPLMVYFLGWEVKISLTLILIITFIAGILTCFLVTTISRMKRTRLITRQKKKIAELTKEEIK; encoded by the coding sequence ATGCAATTTTATTTGATCTTAGCAGCGATAATTGCCATTTCTATGGTTATTTTTTCTTTTCAAAATCCCTTTCCCCTCATGGTCTACTTTCTTGGTTGGGAAGTAAAAATCTCTCTTACCTTAATTTTAATTATTACCTTTATTGCCGGAATATTAACCTGCTTTTTAGTTACTACTATTTCAAGAATGAAAAGAACACGATTAATTACCCGTCAGAAAAAGAAAATTGCTGAATTAACCAAAGAAGAAATAAAATAA